From the Lathyrus oleraceus cultivar Zhongwan6 chromosome 3, CAAS_Psat_ZW6_1.0, whole genome shotgun sequence genome, the window AgctattttaattaattatagATATAATATGTTTGCAGTCTCTGcaaaatatatattttttgcTTTAGTCCCTAATCTTAAAAGTTCAAACCAAGACATTATGTTAATCTTTGCCACGTTAAAACTACTATAGTTGTGTTATAAACTTATAATATTTTTCTTGAATAGATGATGATTCTATGTTCTCTTGACCTATTTTATTGGTTTTATTTGGATTACTCTTAGTGAAAAGTTTGAATAAGTTTTGTATATTGCATGAAATAAATCTCATAGAAGAAGATTTGCAGGAATAAGCAATTTGCGGTGGTTGAGAATCCTGGCTTGTGGAATTGGACATTCACCTTGAAAGATATTGATGGTGAGGTACTTGCTCAAGTAGATCGAGATTGGAGGGGCTTTGGCTTTGAGGTTGAATTTTCACATTCacttttcttttttatgcatAAAAACTTTTATTACTGTTTTCTTTGTTCAACATACTTGCTAGATGTTCATTACTGTTATTCTCTTTTGCCATGGTTATTTTTTTCTAAATATATTACAGAAAAATTCTTTTTCTAAATTTGTATTGCATTATCGGAATTTCCATTAGTTTTGTTCTACAGTGTGTGGATTAAGTTCTTTTTCTAACAGTGTGTGGATTAAGTACTTTTAATACTTAAAATACCTTATGGGGGATTGGTCTAATCAATTGTTTTCATTAGGATTCAAGGTTCGGTTTACATTGTTTCAGATAGGTCTGTACCACTGCTCTTATGATATGGGGGtaaaaagagagaaagagaagtCATTCATGCCATGTTCTAAAATATTGCAGCAACCTTGTTTCATTTTGTTATGTCTGTACAGTTAGTCTCATTCAAACTGCCTTATAGCGTATTCGGATGAGTGATGGTAGCATCTGGAATCACGTTTGAAAATGTAGATATTTATTAGAGGTTTTGCATGTTTGGCTGGTGTACCAGATATTCTCGCCTCTTGTTTTCTTTTATTTCGTCAGTGCTACAACTTTAACTGTGTCTCTTATCATATCATATAGCAGTACTACTTGTGTAACTGTTGTCAGCTGAGTCATTTTACTGATCTGAACTGAAGGATTTCATGTTCAGTTATTCAGACATTTTATCATATGCATTGAAGTTCAAGCTTGCTGATACACATAATTTTTTGATATGTGCAGATTCTAACTGATGCTGGTCAGTATGTGATTCGATTTGGAGGTTCTGATCCCAGCTCCAAGATTGGTCTTGCTAATGCGGTCAAAATCCCCTGTTCTTTTGAAGAAAACAAACTCCATTTTTCTTAACTAATTGATAGGTTCTTCTCTCTGCAGATTCAAGACCTTGATGTCAGACGTCCACTGACCCTCGCAGAGAGAGCTGTTGCAGTAGCTCTTGCAATATCACTAGATAATGACTACTTCTCAAGACACGGAGGCTGGTAAGTTATTTGGATCTTTAGCCTGACAGTGTTTTATGTAAATAGTCTTGAGAAACTTTTGACTAGGACTTCATGTACATTCTTTCTTTCCTACTTTTTAATCCAATTCTCTTGTTCTGACTTGCCCAATAGTCAGAAAACTGGAAACGGTattgatcttttttttttcttaatttttttttggGTGGTAGGGGATTACCCTTCTTTGACGTGGGCGAGTAAATTTGATTTGACAGACAGTATCATCTAATTTTATAGTGGCATTGTAATCCCTGAGGTCCAATCCTTACCATGTAGTTTTTAAATTTGTGTTTCAAGCTACCACAGAAGATGACTCCATTCACGTACACATGATAGGTGGTACTTGGTACTGGGTCTATTGATTCATGTAACAAAATAAGAATTTTGACTGATATTAACTTTTGTCTGTTGATTACTTTTTTGTCGGATGGCAAAGTCATGAGATAATCCTGATTATTGCTTTGTTAGTTGGTTAAAAGTACACTAAAATGCCTTATTAATCCTTGTACTTTCAACCCGTTTTCATTTTGGTCTCTACCAAACTAACACAGCTTCTAGGACCTTGGGAGGTTGAAAACAACAATCATAATTAGGATTTTTTAGGGTTCAAACAATTAGGATTTTGTATAGATGTTGTAGAAATTAGTATTAAATCACTGGAGATCCGGAGTTTATCCTTGATTCTTGTTTTTAGATCTATTATTTCATTTCCCAAAAAACTGttcaacttaggtttaatcttaagtagatcggataccgtgacggagtacgttcttcggatcctcatggacaataaagatgcggagaagttgttttttataccgtttaataccgggttagcatttcattctaaattcatctattataattattttccaagttaccatctaacatttgcctaatcattacagtggacattggttgttgctcgcaatcaatcctatccgagaaat encodes:
- the LOC127130814 gene encoding altered inheritance rate of mitochondria protein 25, with protein sequence MVSGFAKAERTMKCLHIRKLHLWPRFQVYVSQELEQDPPDVVDIRVPMRRRIRFNYVEIPAIGVVHRRWHLWRRLYDLYLGNKQFAVVENPGLWNWTFTLKDIDGEVLAQVDRDWRGFGFEILTDAGQYVIRFGGSDPSSKIGLANAIQDLDVRRPLTLAERAVAVALAISLDNDYFSRHGGWGLPFFDVGE